From the Candidatus Nitrosotenuis uzonensis genome, the window AGCGGACTTGTTCTTTGCATGGTCTACTATCCTGACAAGTCCGTCATTGCATACAACCTCTGAGGGAATTATTCCTGCATTTAACTGGCGTATCGGAGATATTGCATCCCCGTACGCGCTATTCACTAGAAAAATACTTGCAATCAAGAACACCGGGAGGAAAAAAACTGCTTTCATGGAAAATGCACGATACCATCGCTAAAAAATGTTATGCAGCACGGATTTTCCTAAATTATTATTATGTGATTTTCCACAAGGTATTCTATTCCACGCAAAAAGTCCTCCTCTGTTATGTGTCCGTCAGAGTACCATCTTGCGTTGTTTTTGAACCAGTTGGGAATTGTGTTATCCGCGCCGCCTGCTACTGGAATGTGGCCATCGATTGTGATTATTCCCTGTTTTATGAGCTCAGATATCCTCGAAGCAAACTGCGCATCATCAATAGCACCTGTCGCCCACCATCTTGCATACTGTTTTACCCAGCTTGGGACCAGCACCTTTACCTCTTCTGGGACTCCTACCACATCATGTATGGTCTTTTCTGGGAACTGCAAGTCAAACCATTCCTGAAATGCAGCTTCGTGTGTGTATCGCTCGATATAATATTGTGGAGAGTACTGAGGGTCAGGAAATCCTGCAACATGTGTATGTCTGTAGCCTACTATCTCATATATGGTATGACCAGCAAATATGGAGTCAAACCATGCCTTGAATTCCGGCTCATTGTCATATCTGTCATAATAGTGCTGTGGCGGCTGCGTAATGTCTGGGAATCCCTTTATGGTTATTTTCGGTTTTACAGGCTGCATGGGCTGCACTTGCTTATTTTCTTCAACTGACTCTTGACGTACAGGTTTTGTGTATTGGAATGATTTTTCTGCAGTCTGTCCTTGGTATGATACCATAACCGTGTATGTGCCAGATTGCTGCCACTTTGGGCCTTCTGCCTCGAAGGTAGATGAGAATGAGCCTGACTGACTTGGGAATATCTGGTTTATGCCAACAATGTCTGTCTGGCTCCTGAGCTGTATTAACACAAACATGCCTTGCTCGTACTGAACTTTGCCGGAGATTCTGATAGTATCTCCTTCGATATATGATTGCTTGTCAAGCATGATGAGCGGCTCTGCAAAAGCATTTACAAATGAGACTAGTCCAAGAACCATTATCAACAACAAATATTTCATTATCTTCTAGTCCTATGTGGGTGTTCGTTGAAATTACATACTTAAGCATTATTCATGATTTGTGGTATGCTATGTGATCCAAATAGTTCCTATTCGTTAGAGATGTACGTTATACGATCTCGGACATATCTTGTTTTTTTGTTGTGTTTTTTGCGATCGCAGTACATACACTGACAGTAACAGAAATGTCTGGCCTAACAACTACGACAACGAGTAATGCTAGTTGAAGAGGAAAAGATAATCATCACTCACAATTCAGGCAATTAAACGCAGGGATCTACTTGAATCAAATGCAACGTCGATCTTGTGCTGACACCAAAATTTGGTAGCGGTTGCCTGCATATTTGACTGAGTGCATGGCAATCTTATTGTCAACCGTAGTTGGATGGCCATCTGACTAGGATACTGCGTATACTAAAAAGATGAAATTCGTTTTGTGAAATTTTTTTAAAAAAACCAAACATGTTTTAGCAGCTGCACGGATCGTGGTTATTAATCAGCATGAGAATCTAAACGCATGACTTCTATGAGCATTACGTCGTCAGAAGTGGAAAGTCAGATGGCACAAATCGGCATCATGACGCTTACAATAATAAACAAAAGGGGGAGGGTTATCGATTCTTTTGGCGAAGGCAAAATGAGCATCTCAAAGGAGAAAAAAGAGATGCTTTTCATACAGACTGCTCTCCAGTGCTCCATGCAAGATGAGCAAGACGACGACTTTGGAAAAATGCAATTCCTGCTGACAAAGCGTGACAAGTCAAAATTTGTATGCAAGCAGATAAGCAAGGACAGAATAGTGGTTGCAATTGCTACAAACCTTTCGGATGATATCGCAGTCATACAATATGTGGAAAACTTGAAAAAAATCTATGATCAGGCATATTCGGGTGTAAACACATGAACATTTATGATATGAAGCAGATACACTGTTATCGGTGCGGCAAGTTTATCGGAGAAATAGAGTTCGACGCTGAAATCACAATGCCATTATGCGGCAAGTGTTCCAACCCGATGCCTGAAAACGATGATAAAATAAGCTATATTGTTACTAAATATGGCAAATCATCTGATACAATCCCTGCATGATCTTGAGGTTCTATTCAACGAATATGCATTAATCTCATTATAATCATGCAAAAAATATGTCTCATTAATACGAGTAAATTTAATATTTGCTTAAAGTATGATATGCGCTAATGACAAAAACGATACTGTTTACTGCGTTCGTTTCTGCCATACTTTTCGGTACTGTAATATCACCCACTGCAAATGCAAATACAAATCTTGTTGTCAATGGAAGCTTTGAAGAGCCAAACATTCCATCAATCTCGTTTGCTGTGTTCGGCAGCATCCCGGGATGGATAACATCGTTTGGACCTGGAATTGAAATCCAAGACAACCCAACACTTGCATTTGATGGCGATCAATATGTGGAGCTAGACAGTCATCCAAATCCTGGAAACAGTGGAATGGCACAGACATTATCTACCGCACCAGGGACATTTTATGAACTCAGCTTTGCGTATACTCCAAGACCGGGGGTTTCAGCAGAATCAAATACAATTGAAGTCTATTGGGACGGCTCCTTAGTAGATACGCTTTCAGAGGATGGCATAGGTCTTACTAGCACAGATTGGAGTGTCAAAACATACACACTTGTCTCATCAAGCGGTTCTACTGTACTTGAATTTAGGGCGGCTGGAACACCTGAAACGCTGGGAGGCTTTATTGACGACGTAAGTGTCGTTGTAGCAACCTTTGAAGCTGACATAGACATCAAACCAGGAAGTGATCCAAACAGCGTAAATTGTAAATCAAAAGGCGTCGTACCAATTGGAATATACTCTGACGGTTCATTTGATGCGACAACAATTGATTTATCAAACATCACCATAAACGGCAAACCGGTAACAGAGGCGCATGGAATTTTACACATTGAAGATTTGAATGAAGATTCTATTGACGATGTTGTAATCCATGTAAATACATTTGATGTTTGTGCTGCAACAACCGTGGTTAGTGGGACAGAACCAGTTACAGTGGCAGGCTCTAATGCTAACGGACTGTTTGAAGGAACAGACAGCGTTAGAATTGTGAAAAGATAACCTTTTCTTCTTTTTTCTATTTTCTAATCGATGTAATGATGACGTAAATACACACTTTTAATGGATGATCGGGCATTCATTAAGTGTTGATTATTATGCAACGAAGATCATACGACGATCTGGATCCAAAGCTAGCTATGAAGTGATACTACCATATTCTATTCAACAATAAAAGTTGTAGTCCCAAGCGAAGGAATTGAACCTTCGACACTCCGGTTTCTGTGTGCCTAGTAGGCTGATTTCGGTTAGCCAATGGCCGACCACTACAGCCGGAAGCTCTACCAGGCTGAGCTAGCTTGGGACAAAAATTGTCGGCACACACTGCCATTAAATAACTATCGAAAGCATCGTATTGTCGATCTAAAAAATATTAAATAGCAAAAAGGACGGAAAATCTCGTTGTCGCAGACAATGCTTGATGGATATGCATGCGTCCCATACATGCATGATCATAGATCGATTGAAATCAAGGATGCGTGGTATGCATCAAACAACGTGGAAAACATGTTTTTTGTGACCGCCACCTTTTCCAGCGATAGCAAACCGTATTTTCCGTCCCATGCTAACCACTACCTGCTGGCCAAATTTTCAGATAATGCAAAAATTACAAAAGATATGGCAATGCATCCACAGGAAAAAACAGCATTTGTCTTTAACATAAGCAGCGAGCTTTTTGAGCGTGACGTGGAAGGCACAATGAACTTTGTTTCAGTGTATTATCTAGAATATTCAAAATCGGACGAAGATCTGTCCGATTTAGCAATGGTAGTATCAAAAAACGATCGTGTTAGCAAGGCTTCTACTGGAAACATGCTCACATTTTCCTCGGAACCGTCCAAATTCACATTCCCGTATAGTAACAATATGGTGGTGCTTGAGGTGTCCAGCCAGAAAAGCCATCAGAGTGTTAACAAATACTGCGAGATGACACGCCGTAACGTATGCAGAAAGGGAATAACAATGACCAACATGGTTGGACTATCAATTCTTGAAAAGCTAAAGTAGGATCTATCAGATCACAACTCGTTCAAAAATGTTAAATATTGATCAAAAATCTGTCTTGATATGAGCAAGCCTGCAGAACTTGGTTCACTAAAGATAGGCTCTTACATACTTTTACCAGTGGCGGATCAGCCAACTGGAGAGCCGTGCAGAATAATAGAATATGATACAAGCAAACCTGGAAAACACGGAGCAGCAAAGGCAAGGATCGTAGGTGTTGGTATATTTGACAATCAAAAGCGTCCGCACGTCAGTCCTGTGAGCCAGCAAGTCCATGTGCCACTGATTGACAAGAGAACCGGCCAGATAATCTCAATTACAGGCGAACAGGTCCAAGTGATGGACAATGAGACGTTTGAAACAGTCGACGTGCAGATGATAGATGACGAGGTTAAAGGCAAGCTTGAACAGGGTCAGATGGTCGAATACTGGAAGGTCATGGACCGAACCAAGATAATGCGAATCAAAAGCTAGATTCACTCTCATATCTGATATTCTGCTTGACAATACATAACGCAAAACTCCAAACATAGATGTGAGCAACGGACTCATTATGGCACGATTTCTTGATGGCTAAAGCAAGGCTCAGGCAAGCCGATTTACATACCGTATGATAGCCTAAAGGCATTACCATACCTTGGAATGCAAGATACTCGTGAACGGCAAGTTCTCATTTGGCAAAAATGCTCGGAAACTTGTAAAAAAAGAGAATTTCTTCAGGCATGCAATGAGATAAAAACCACACTTTTAATCTCTTGTAACTCTATCTGAATAAATAACGCGTAATGCCTGCCCACCTTGGATGCTGATGATGAGTTGGAAAAGCCATCTGAGCGTTGATGACGATTATGAGTGATGAGGCATCCGCCAATCCATATGTTTAGTTATTAGGCTCGCAACATGAAAATCAGATGAATCTTGCAGCGCTCTTTTCTGGAGGAAAAGACAGCACATTTTCAATATACAAAGCACAGCAACTAGGTCATCAGGTAGTCTGTCTGATAACAATAATGCCTCAGTCAGCTGAAAGTCATCTTTTACATCATCCAAATATTGGAACCACGGCACTTCAGGCTGAGTCTATGAATATTCCGCAGCTAATCATCGCATCAAATACTGAGGAAACACAAAAAGAGACTGAGCTGATAAAGTCGGCATTAATTGAAGCAAAAACAAAATACTCTATCAAAGGAATAGTTCACGGCGGGATACTGAGCGAATTTCAACGCTCCAAGTTTGAAAGTGTGGCAAAGGAACTCGAACTTGAAGTGATTGCGCCAATATGGAGATCTGATCAAAAACAGTATATGCACCAGCTGGTGGACCTTGGATTTGAATTCATAATAACATCTGTTTCATGTGATGGCCTTGACAGCTCATGGCTAGGCAAAAAAATAACAAAAACCAATATTGCAGAATTAGCATATCTTTCGGAAAAATACCACTTTAATCTAAGCTTTGAGGGAGGAGAAGCCGAAACATTCGTACTCAACTGTCCTTTATTTCACTGGCCAATTGCATTGGAAAAGACACGGTCAAGCTGGGACGGATACCGTGGAACCATTGAAATACTCCAAGCAAAATTAGAAAAATAATGCTAGATAATCTCAAGACAAGCCTCAGGGCGGCAATAAAGAAAATAGTAAACTCTTCTGGGGTAGATGAGGCACTAATCAAGGAACTGGCCAAGGACGTGCAGCGCGCACTGTTACAGGCTGACGTTAACGTCAAACTAGTACTAGAGATTACAAAAAACTTGGAATATCGCTCACTGAATGAAAATCCTCCACCCGGACTTTCACGAAAAGACCACATTGTGAAAATACTATACGACGAGCTTGCAAATCTTCTTGGCAAGGAAAACGAGTTCTCATTCAAGCCTGGCAAGCTCAACAAAGTACTGATGCTGGGCATCCAAGGAAGCGGCAAGACCACCTTGACAGGCAAGCTTGCAAAATTCCTAACAAAACAGGGATATAAAGTAGGGGTAATCGGGGCTGACACGTACCGACCTGGCGCTTTGGTACAGCTGAAAACAAACTGTGAGAAAGCAAACGTGGACGTGTATGGAGAGGAGGGAAACAAAGATTCTCCGGCAATAGTGAAAAACGGGCTCAAACACTTTGCCGACTCGGGGCTTGATATCATACTAATAGATACTGCAGGCAGACACAAGGAGGAAAAAGATCTCCTCGATGAAATGAAGGAGATAAGCAAGATCGCAGAGCCTGATCTCGCACTGCTTGTAATAGATGGTACGATTGGCCAGCAGTGCTACAGCCAAGCAGAATCATTCCACAAGACAGTGCCTGTCGGGGGAATAGTGATAACAAAGCTTGACAGCTCAGCAAAAGGTGGAGGAGCACTGGCGGCATCTGCTGCTACTGGCGCTAAGATAATGTATGTTGGAACCGGCGAACGAATAGACGACCTTGAGCTTTTCTCGCCAACAAGGTTTGTTGGCAGGCTTCTTGGCATGGGTGACATCCAGGCACTTCTTGATCTTGCAAAACGACTAGAATCAGAGGCAGATGATGTGCGCATGAAGAGAATCTCGTCTGGCAAAATGAATATGGATGATTTTTACTATCAACTAGAAGAAGTAACAAAGGTCGGCTCACTACGCGGCTTCCTTGATAGCATGCCTGGACTTTCAGGAATGGTAAAGGAGGATCAGCTAGACCAGATGGAAGGCCGAATACAAAAATGGCGTTTTATCATCCAGTCAATGACAAAACAGGAAAAAGCAGATCCTGATCTGCTTAACGCCTCAAGGATCAAAAGAATCGCAAGAGGATCTGGCTGGCCTGAACACGAAGTAAAAGAGCTTCTCAAAAATTATAAGAACTCCAAGGGCATGATGAAGGCAGCCAAGGGAAGGCAGATGCAAGGCTTTATGCGCAAGATGGGGCTTGGCTAGCAAAGAAAGAATACCAAGTATCTCAAATCGATAGTGTGAGCGGTAATCCATCTGACGTTCTTCATATATCAAGGAAAATACTTGGCGAATATGATCTATGCGATGACTGTCTTGGCAGACTGTTTGTAAAAAAACTGCATCTGCAATCAAACTCCCGCCTTGGAAAAAAACTACACGCGCTGCTCAGAAAAAAAACAATCAAATGTTATGTCTGCAAAAACCTCTTTGATTCATTAGAACATTACGTGGAAAAACTAGATCATATTTCAAAGGAATACGAATTTGAGACGTTCCTTGTGGGCGCCAAGATAAAGCCTTCCATTCTAGACCGTGATGACCAAATAAGATCCCAGTTCCAGCTAAGGGGAATCGATTCGATCAAGACTGCGATAACACGCCATCTTGCACGCCAATTCTCAAAAAAAACTGGGGCAACAGCAAATCCTGCGGAACCAGACGTAGTGTTCACGGTTGATTTCAAGGCCGACTCTTGCACTATCCAGTCAAAACCATTGTTTCTTTTTGGTAGGTACACCAAAAGCGTGCGGGGCGTACCACAAAAACAAAAGCCGTGCGAGAATTGCCTTGGAAAGGGATGCGTCACATGCAAACAACACGGTATGACGGAATTTGACAGTGTAGAAGGAATGATTTCAAAAATGCTATTTGAGAGATTCGGGGCAGTTCAGACAAAAATTACTTGGGTTGGGGGAGAGGATGCCACAAGCAAGGTGTTGGGTTCTGGAAGGCCGTTCTTTGTCAAGCTTATCAACCCAAAAAAGCGCAATATTCGAATGGAGAAAAAAATCACAACTGACAAAATCACTGTCCTAAATCTGAAAAAAATACCAAGACTGCCGGCAGGACCGGTATCCTTTATCTCTGATGTGACGCTTTTGATCTCATCCGAACAGCCACTATCTGACCAAACCCTCTCTAAACTTGACGAACTGCAGAAATCAAAGATAACAGTATACGAGGATTCCGGAAAAAGATCTGAAAAATCTGTGCGCAACGTACGATACCGCGCCGAATCTGATAACTTGCTTACTCTTTCAATGACTGCAGAGGGAGGTTTGCCCATGAAGCATTTTGTAAGCGGAGAGAATGTATTTCCAAACATCTCTGATCTGTTAGGTACAAAATGCCGGTGTGAAACATTCGATTTTGAAGAAATCTCGATAACAAACCAACACTTTTTACACCATGTCTGAGCAGATTTTTTATTGGATCATCTAGTAAAGGTCAGAGAGTCCTTTGAAAAAGGACTCATACCGCAGACCGTCTATGAGACAATCAAAGAAAGACTTTCTCTTGTCACAACTGGAATTGAAAGAATAGAGAGAGCATCTGGAACAAAATTTCCAATATACTATGTAGAGCCTTCGGCAATCCTGACAAGCTCACCTGATGTCACATTTGGCTACGGAATACTCTATGCAAGAACACTACCTGTATTCTTTGAGGAAAAGTTTCAAGTAATGATCCAGATATCCGCACCACTTGTGGCCTTTGGACTCAAGGGCACAATTCATGCTATTCTTGCTCATGAATTTTTACACTATCTTGAACTTGTAAGAAAGGCATCAAGAATGGAGATGCTCTCAGACGAGATATCTGCCAGTCTATTCGAGAACGTCTATGCAGACAGCACAAGACTGTTTGAAGCACGTGCAGTGTTCGACGACAAAACGCTGCTCACACACATTACAAAAAAATTTCCTACCGGCTTTAAAGACTATAAGCTTGAAGACAAGACAGAAAAACTATGGATATCAAAACAGCTTCCAGTGATTAACGTTGCACTTGACGCCAACACAGTAAAGCTGTCGGCAGAATCGCTGGCAAAAATATCATGGGATCCGCAATTGCTCGAAAAAATAAAAGAATACGAAACACGCGAATCAAAACTTAGGAAGAAAAAAATCTACTGATTAAACTCTGTAAGTCCACACTTGCCGCAAGTGCGCCTGTTCTTGTGCTCTGACATAAAGACCCCTTTACCACAACGTGAGCAGACCTTATGCAGTCGCGTCACCTTGCTTCCGTCTACTTTATAGTAAGCTGCAATGCCGGCCACCTTTTTAGCTTCTTTCTTTCCTGCCATTACGCTGCTACCTCTTCTTTCTTTTCCTCAGCTGGTGGTGTTGCTTTTGCCTTTGCCTTTTCCAGCCTTGCAAAGATCACGGGGTTTACCTGTTTTTTTGCAAGTCCTTCATCATCGTATACATAGAATGTTCCTGTAACTTCTTGCGTACCACTATGAGTTTTCATATTAATTGGAATGATCACCTTGCCGTCAAGCTTGAACTGTTTTGCGATCATATCGGCAGCTTCCAGTTTTTTGAGCTTACCGCCAAGTCCCTTGAAGGTGCAAACAAGCTCACGTCTTGCAAGAAACGTATTGTTGACATCGCTTACGGTCTCTATTATTGACATGTATTCCACCTCGATTAACCATTTCATATAAATCTTCAATCTGACCGCAAGAAGGAATTTAAGAAAAACCATGTCATTGGAGATAATGGACAGGTTCATGCTACACCTGAAGAACACCGGATTTGCGCCTTCTGATACAACCAAACTCCTCGCCGATGCAAGAAGTCTTGCTGCAGGATTTGATGCCACAATACGTGATTGCCGTGTCGCAACAAAATACGTCGAATTTGACGTATCAATAGACAAATCGCATATGAACAGCCTTGTCGAGAAGCTAAAACCCATTGCAGATATTGATCATGCAAGGCAGGTGATAGAAGAGCACCTTGAAAAGAACGAGGCAGTCAAGCTCGGGGTCTTTTACTTTAACGAGGAGAGATTCTGGGAGGCACACGAAGTACTTGAAGGAGTCTGGAAAAAATGCTTTGAAGGCGAAAGGGATCTGGTGCAGGGAATCATACTTGTTGCAGCAGCCTTTGTACATTATCAAAAAGATGAGACATCAATATGCCTCTCTGTGCTTGGTAGAGCACTTGATAAACTCGCAAACGCGACAGGAACCTATCATAATATCAATATAGATCTGTTGCGGAACAACATCAAATCAATTATTAGTTCTGGGAATATCTCGCTTTTCTCTATTTGATCATCTGTAGCGCCGTCTTGAGCACTTGGGCCCCTTCCAAAAGTCCAATACTTCCTATTTTTGCATTTTTTTCCGTAAACCTCATACTATTGTCTTTTTTGACCATGTCACCTGATACCAAAACCGGAACAGGATCATCACTGTGTCCTTTGTTTATACACGGTGTTGAGTGATCCGCAGATATGACCACTGCAACCTTGCCAGTATCTATATTCTCAAGCAATGTGCCAAAAAATCTCCTGTCTATTTCTTCAATGTTTTTCATCTTACCTAGTGCATCCCCGTCGTGCCCGAATTCATCCGGTCCTTTCAGGTGTACATATATGGCATTCTCTGTCTCCATGGCCTTTGCGGCAACACGCGCTTTTTCTTCATAGTCAGTCAGTCCACCAGCATTGAACGTCTTCATCTTGAGAATCTCTGCGATTCCTATCTCTACTGGCATGTCTACAATACATGAAAATCTAAGCGAGTACAGCTCGTTTATGGGAACTGTCTTTGGGTAATGGTTTCCGGCGTCACGCAAAAGAATGCTGTTGAGAAGCTTTTTGCCCTGCTCCCTTCGTTTCTTGTTTGTGGGACTATCACATAGTATTCTGAGCGATTGCTCGGTGAACTCGTTAACCAGTTTAGCTGTCAACGACGCATTAGGTATGTCTTTGAGCGGCAGGCA encodes:
- a CDS encoding DUF642 domain-containing protein produces the protein MTKTILFTAFVSAILFGTVISPTANANTNLVVNGSFEEPNIPSISFAVFGSIPGWITSFGPGIEIQDNPTLAFDGDQYVELDSHPNPGNSGMAQTLSTAPGTFYELSFAYTPRPGVSAESNTIEVYWDGSLVDTLSEDGIGLTSTDWSVKTYTLVSSSGSTVLEFRAAGTPETLGGFIDDVSVVVATFEADIDIKPGSDPNSVNCKSKGVVPIGIYSDGSFDATTIDLSNITINGKPVTEAHGILHIEDLNEDSIDDVVIHVNTFDVCAATTVVSGTEPVTVAGSNANGLFEGTDSVRIVKR
- a CDS encoding translation initiation factor IF-5A, whose amino-acid sequence is MSKPAELGSLKIGSYILLPVADQPTGEPCRIIEYDTSKPGKHGAAKARIVGVGIFDNQKRPHVSPVSQQVHVPLIDKRTGQIISITGEQVQVMDNETFETVDVQMIDDEVKGKLEQGQMVEYWKVMDRTKIMRIKS
- a CDS encoding diphthine--ammonia ligase; the encoded protein is MNLAALFSGGKDSTFSIYKAQQLGHQVVCLITIMPQSAESHLLHHPNIGTTALQAESMNIPQLIIASNTEETQKETELIKSALIEAKTKYSIKGIVHGGILSEFQRSKFESVAKELELEVIAPIWRSDQKQYMHQLVDLGFEFIITSVSCDGLDSSWLGKKITKTNIAELAYLSEKYHFNLSFEGGEAETFVLNCPLFHWPIALEKTRSSWDGYRGTIEILQAKLEK
- a CDS encoding signal recognition particle receptor subunit alpha; the protein is MMLDNLKTSLRAAIKKIVNSSGVDEALIKELAKDVQRALLQADVNVKLVLEITKNLEYRSLNENPPPGLSRKDHIVKILYDELANLLGKENEFSFKPGKLNKVLMLGIQGSGKTTLTGKLAKFLTKQGYKVGVIGADTYRPGALVQLKTNCEKANVDVYGEEGNKDSPAIVKNGLKHFADSGLDIILIDTAGRHKEEKDLLDEMKEISKIAEPDLALLVIDGTIGQQCYSQAESFHKTVPVGGIVITKLDSSAKGGGALAASAATGAKIMYVGTGERIDDLELFSPTRFVGRLLGMGDIQALLDLAKRLESEADDVRMKRISSGKMNMDDFYYQLEEVTKVGSLRGFLDSMPGLSGMVKEDQLDQMEGRIQKWRFIIQSMTKQEKADPDLLNASRIKRIARGSGWPEHEVKELLKNYKNSKGMMKAAKGRQMQGFMRKMGLG
- a CDS encoding tRNA pseudouridine(54/55) synthase Pus10, with the translated sequence MSGNPSDVLHISRKILGEYDLCDDCLGRLFVKKLHLQSNSRLGKKLHALLRKKTIKCYVCKNLFDSLEHYVEKLDHISKEYEFETFLVGAKIKPSILDRDDQIRSQFQLRGIDSIKTAITRHLARQFSKKTGATANPAEPDVVFTVDFKADSCTIQSKPLFLFGRYTKSVRGVPQKQKPCENCLGKGCVTCKQHGMTEFDSVEGMISKMLFERFGAVQTKITWVGGEDATSKVLGSGRPFFVKLINPKKRNIRMEKKITTDKITVLNLKKIPRLPAGPVSFISDVTLLISSEQPLSDQTLSKLDELQKSKITVYEDSGKRSEKSVRNVRYRAESDNLLTLSMTAEGGLPMKHFVSGENVFPNISDLLGTKCRCETFDFEEISITNQHFLHHV
- a CDS encoding 30S ribosomal protein S27ae encodes the protein MAGKKEAKKVAGIAAYYKVDGSKVTRLHKVCSRCGKGVFMSEHKNRRTCGKCGLTEFNQ
- a CDS encoding DUF309 domain-containing protein, with protein sequence MSLEIMDRFMLHLKNTGFAPSDTTKLLADARSLAAGFDATIRDCRVATKYVEFDVSIDKSHMNSLVEKLKPIADIDHARQVIEEHLEKNEAVKLGVFYFNEERFWEAHEVLEGVWKKCFEGERDLVQGIILVAAAFVHYQKDETSICLSVLGRALDKLANATGTYHNINIDLLRNNIKSIISSGNISLFSI
- a CDS encoding alkaline phosphatase family protein, whose protein sequence is MQKSSEFMMDANSSVKMVYVLLDGVGDLPHPDLKGTTPLDHASTPNLDRLARNGAMGEVISVGKGIAPESDIAVFNMLGYKFQHSEYAGRGVIEAVGTGIDFRDGDLALRGNFATLDDDGIIIDRRAGRKIEREDAVAVSNEIEEKIKFSVPGASVVVAPTIGHRVVVRIRCDGKQLSAEITNTDPAYSRVDGMGIAKAVGDYLKIERCLPLKDIPNASLTAKLVNEFTEQSLRILCDSPTNKKRREQGKKLLNSILLRDAGNHYPKTVPINELYSLRFSCIVDMPVEIGIAEILKMKTFNAGGLTDYEEKARVAAKAMETENAIYVHLKGPDEFGHDGDALGKMKNIEEIDRRFFGTLLENIDTGKVAVVISADHSTPCINKGHSDDPVPVLVSGDMVKKDNSMRFTEKNAKIGSIGLLEGAQVLKTALQMIK